A part of Mycolicibacterium sp. TUM20985 genomic DNA contains:
- a CDS encoding NAD-dependent epimerase/dehydratase family protein produces MSSTAGATKLVIGASGFLGSHVTRRLVERGERVRVLVRTTSSTAAIDHLTVERHYGDVFDGEALRAAMVGVDDVYYCVVDTRAWLRDPTPLFRTNVEGLQHVLDVAVDAELRRFVFTSSIGTIGIPASGRLATEDDAMNWAKRGGGYIQSRVAAEDLVLGYAADRGLPAVAMCVANTYGPGDYAPTPHGALLAAAARGRMPAYVRDTASEVVGIEDAAAALLLAAEKGRNGERYIVSERYMTAHDLYGAAAAAGGVAPPRYGIPLGVMSALGTVGDVAARVLRRDMELSSLSIRLMHVMPPMDHGKAERELGWQPQPIHESIERAVHWYREHRKRSIAEAI; encoded by the coding sequence ATGTCATCGACGGCCGGCGCGACGAAGTTGGTCATCGGCGCCAGTGGTTTCCTGGGCTCGCACGTCACGCGCCGGCTCGTCGAGCGCGGCGAACGGGTGAGGGTGCTGGTGCGTACGACCAGTTCCACCGCGGCGATCGACCACCTGACGGTGGAACGGCACTACGGTGACGTCTTCGACGGCGAGGCGCTGCGGGCCGCGATGGTCGGGGTCGACGACGTGTACTACTGCGTGGTCGACACGCGGGCCTGGCTGCGTGACCCAACTCCCCTGTTCCGGACCAATGTCGAAGGGCTGCAACACGTTCTGGACGTCGCAGTCGACGCAGAGCTGCGGCGGTTCGTCTTCACCAGCAGTATCGGCACCATTGGCATCCCCGCGTCCGGTCGGCTCGCGACCGAGGACGACGCCATGAACTGGGCGAAACGGGGCGGCGGGTACATCCAATCGCGGGTCGCCGCCGAGGATTTGGTGTTGGGCTACGCCGCCGACCGCGGCCTGCCCGCCGTCGCGATGTGCGTCGCCAACACCTACGGGCCGGGCGACTACGCCCCGACGCCGCACGGCGCACTGCTCGCGGCGGCGGCCAGGGGACGGATGCCCGCCTACGTCAGGGACACGGCCAGCGAGGTCGTCGGCATCGAGGACGCGGCGGCCGCGCTGCTGCTCGCCGCCGAGAAGGGCCGAAACGGCGAGCGCTACATCGTCTCCGAGCGATACATGACCGCCCACGACCTCTACGGCGCCGCCGCCGCGGCCGGCGGCGTGGCACCACCCCGCTACGGCATTCCATTGGGCGTGATGTCGGCACTCGGCACGGTCGGTGACGTGGCGGCTAGGGTCTTGCGCCGCGACATGGAGTTGTCGAGCCTCAGCATCCGGCTGATGCACGTCATGCCGCCGATGGATCACGGCAAGGCCGAGCGCGAACTCGGCTGGCAGCCGCAACCGATCCACGAATCCATCGAGCGTGCGGTGCACTGGTACCGCGAACACCGGAAACGGTCTATCGCAGAAGCTATTTGA
- a CDS encoding low temperature requirement protein A gives MTESKPSTPAVVRAHRVRRMGGRDPHEPHRVATPLELLFDLTFVIAFGVAASELSHALAGGHVGVGLTGFVFAMFATCWAWINFTWFASAYDTDDWMYRILTMVQMVGVLILALGIPPFYASIEHGGHLDNALIVAGYVVMRVAMVAQWLRASRQDPERRPASLTYATVITVVQVGWIASIFLPLSVSAGLVVFALLGVAEMVGPWLAETRRGGTPWHAHHIAERYGLLAIIALGEGVVGTVASLTAVVGERGWTPDAVILAVAGTGLTFGMWWIYFAVPSADLLHAHRERSFHFGYLHIAVFGAIVATGAGLHTAAYYVEEQSVLGSVGTVLAVVIPVGVYIALIFVLYGLMVGGWDAVHLLLAVLTAGVLVGAVVAAAAGVPMTACLLIVTLAPVVSVVGFEVLGHRHESRDVDAGVVPAAKG, from the coding sequence ATGACCGAGTCGAAGCCGTCGACCCCCGCCGTGGTCCGCGCGCACCGCGTCCGACGGATGGGGGGCCGCGACCCACACGAACCGCACCGCGTCGCCACCCCGCTGGAACTGCTCTTCGATCTGACGTTCGTCATCGCCTTCGGCGTCGCTGCGTCGGAGCTCTCGCACGCCCTCGCCGGCGGTCACGTCGGCGTCGGGTTGACGGGGTTCGTCTTCGCCATGTTCGCGACGTGCTGGGCGTGGATCAACTTCACCTGGTTCGCCTCGGCGTATGACACCGATGACTGGATGTACCGCATCCTGACCATGGTGCAGATGGTCGGTGTGCTGATCCTGGCGCTCGGCATCCCGCCGTTCTACGCGTCGATCGAGCATGGGGGACACCTCGACAATGCCCTGATCGTCGCCGGTTACGTCGTGATGCGCGTGGCGATGGTGGCGCAGTGGCTGCGGGCGTCGCGGCAGGATCCCGAGCGCAGGCCCGCCAGCCTGACCTACGCGACCGTGATCACGGTCGTTCAGGTCGGTTGGATCGCCTCGATCTTCCTTCCACTGTCGGTCTCCGCGGGACTGGTCGTCTTCGCGCTGCTGGGCGTCGCGGAGATGGTCGGGCCGTGGCTCGCCGAGACCCGCCGGGGCGGTACGCCGTGGCATGCCCACCACATCGCGGAGCGGTACGGGCTACTCGCGATCATCGCCCTCGGCGAGGGCGTGGTCGGTACCGTCGCCTCGCTCACCGCCGTCGTGGGGGAGCGCGGCTGGACGCCCGATGCGGTCATCCTCGCCGTCGCGGGCACCGGGCTGACGTTCGGCATGTGGTGGATCTACTTCGCGGTGCCGTCCGCCGATCTGCTGCACGCGCACCGCGAACGGTCCTTCCACTTCGGCTACCTGCACATCGCGGTGTTCGGGGCGATCGTGGCGACCGGTGCCGGACTGCACACGGCCGCCTACTACGTCGAGGAACAATCGGTGCTCGGCTCCGTGGGCACGGTCCTGGCGGTGGTCATCCCGGTCGGGGTCTACATCGCGCTGATCTTCGTGCTCTACGGGTTGATGGTCGGGGGGTGGGACGCCGTCCACCTGCTCCTGGCGGTGTTGACCGCGGGGGTGCTGGTGGGGGCCGTCGTGGCCGCGGCCGCCGGCGTCCCGATGACGGCGTGCCTGCTGATCGTGACCCTGGCGCCCGTCGTCAGCGTCGTGGGGTTCGAGGTACTGGGGCACCGGCACGAGTCCCGCGACGTCGACGCCGGTGTGGTGCCCGCGGCGAAGGGGTAG
- a CDS encoding ChaB family protein, producing MPKIGKNGRAKKSELPSTLRKSPEKAQQTFAAAHDAAADEYGDEGRAHRVAFSAVKHSFEKVGDHWEAKEEKGPSDERARRGGLDGGGETAEGVDANASKKHLMDVAKRLDVAGRSTMTKGELVDAIVKANRRITARRR from the coding sequence ATGCCAAAGATCGGAAAGAACGGACGCGCCAAGAAGTCCGAGCTACCCAGCACGTTGCGGAAGTCGCCCGAGAAGGCCCAGCAGACCTTCGCCGCGGCGCATGACGCCGCCGCCGACGAGTACGGCGACGAGGGACGGGCTCACCGGGTGGCGTTCAGCGCGGTGAAGCACTCCTTCGAGAAGGTCGGCGATCACTGGGAGGCCAAGGAGGAGAAGGGTCCGTCGGACGAACGTGCCCGAAGAGGAGGTTTGGACGGCGGCGGCGAGACCGCCGAGGGCGTCGACGCCAACGCGTCGAAGAAGCACCTGATGGACGTCGCCAAGCGGCTCGACGTCGCCGGCCGGTCGACGATGACCAAAGGCGAGTTGGTCGACGCGATCGTCAAGGCGAATCGCCGGATCACGGCCCGACGTCGCTGA
- a CDS encoding MFS transporter: protein MRAWTIWATGLLAYIVAVLNRTTLGVSGLDAAERFNASPGVLSTFVVLQVVVYAGAQVPAGVLLDRFGSRVLIVAGAALMASGQLLLALTESLPLAVGARAIVGLGDAVTFISVLRLVPHWFPPRQVPLLTQLTGICGQLGQVLSALPFLALLTGTTWATAYLSVAAFGVLAMVLVLALVKNTPHGRVTDKENLTVSAVLSSVKTVWLRPGTRLGFFTHMGTQFSVTVFCLMWGVPYVTVAQGQSTSTAGALLVVSVATAIAAGILIGIFTGRYPHRRSWIVLAIIASNALVWTVVLALPGRAPLWLLVVLVVVISVGGPGSMVGFDFARTFNPSATLGTAQGMVNMGGFVASLLVMQAMGVILGAAGGYSFDSFRLAWIVQYAVWALAVTGILITRGKARRLMKAEQERSLLETFDVHAPER from the coding sequence GTGCGCGCCTGGACAATCTGGGCGACGGGGCTGCTCGCCTACATCGTCGCCGTGCTCAATCGGACCACACTAGGCGTTTCCGGTCTCGACGCCGCCGAGCGCTTCAACGCCAGCCCCGGGGTGCTGTCGACGTTCGTGGTACTGCAGGTCGTCGTGTACGCCGGTGCGCAGGTGCCCGCGGGGGTACTCCTCGACCGCTTCGGCTCCCGGGTGCTGATCGTGGCAGGCGCGGCGTTGATGGCCAGCGGTCAACTCCTGCTCGCGCTGACCGAGTCGTTGCCGCTGGCCGTTGGCGCCCGCGCCATCGTCGGCCTCGGCGACGCCGTCACCTTCATCTCGGTGCTCCGACTAGTGCCGCACTGGTTCCCCCCGCGCCAGGTGCCGCTGCTCACCCAGCTGACCGGCATCTGCGGCCAACTCGGTCAGGTGCTCTCGGCGTTGCCCTTCCTGGCGTTGCTGACCGGGACCACGTGGGCGACCGCCTACCTGTCGGTGGCGGCATTCGGCGTGCTCGCGATGGTGCTCGTGCTGGCGTTGGTCAAGAACACCCCGCACGGGCGCGTGACCGACAAGGAGAACCTGACGGTCTCCGCCGTGCTGTCCAGCGTGAAGACCGTCTGGCTGCGGCCCGGCACCCGGCTCGGGTTCTTCACCCACATGGGGACTCAGTTCTCCGTGACCGTGTTCTGCCTGATGTGGGGCGTTCCGTACGTGACCGTCGCGCAGGGTCAGTCGACGAGCACCGCGGGCGCGCTGCTCGTCGTCTCCGTCGCCACCGCCATCGCGGCGGGGATCCTGATCGGCATCTTCACCGGGCGTTACCCGCACCGGCGGTCGTGGATCGTGCTCGCAATCATCGCCAGCAACGCCCTGGTGTGGACCGTCGTCCTCGCGCTACCCGGCCGGGCTCCGCTGTGGCTGCTCGTGGTCCTGGTCGTGGTGATCTCGGTCGGTGGACCCGGCTCGATGGTCGGGTTCGACTTCGCCAGGACGTTCAACCCCAGCGCCACGCTCGGCACCGCTCAGGGCATGGTCAACATGGGCGGGTTCGTCGCCTCACTCTTGGTGATGCAGGCCATGGGCGTGATTCTCGGTGCGGCAGGCGGCTATTCGTTCGACTCGTTCCGGCTGGCATGGATCGTGCAGTACGCGGTCTGGGCGCTCGCGGTGACGGGGATCCTCATCACCCGCGGGAAGGCCCGTCGGCTGATGAAGGCCGAGCAGGAACGCTCGCTGCTGGAGACGTTCGACGTGCACGCCCCCGAGCGCTGA
- a CDS encoding MerR family transcriptional regulator: MPEYRLEELAAVSAVSVRNIRAYRERGLLDPPRREGRSALYDDHHLAQLRTVNELLRKGFTSAHIAEFLAGQRQGHDLASTLGLPGGPPRRTAVALDIDVDGDEARRLVRHGLADVVDGRVTLIDPDLAAIVGGATEHLRYVQTILRVAEGITEQVEELAKSVANALAESTVEHLALGRRVVADRLEDALRRHLGTDVGLGGASEV; encoded by the coding sequence GTGCCAGAGTATCGGCTCGAGGAGCTGGCTGCGGTCTCGGCCGTCAGTGTCCGCAACATCCGGGCCTACCGCGAGCGCGGTCTTCTCGACCCGCCGCGCCGCGAAGGCCGGTCCGCGCTCTACGACGATCACCACCTGGCCCAGCTAAGGACCGTCAACGAGTTGCTTCGCAAGGGTTTTACCTCGGCGCACATCGCGGAGTTCCTCGCCGGCCAGCGTCAGGGTCACGACTTGGCCAGCACCCTCGGGCTTCCCGGTGGTCCGCCGCGCCGCACCGCGGTCGCCCTCGACATCGACGTCGACGGTGACGAGGCGCGACGGTTGGTGCGGCACGGACTGGCCGATGTCGTCGACGGCAGGGTGACGTTGATCGACCCGGACCTGGCGGCGATCGTCGGTGGCGCGACCGAGCATCTCCGCTACGTGCAGACGATCCTGCGGGTCGCGGAGGGCATCACCGAGCAGGTCGAGGAACTCGCGAAGTCCGTCGCGAACGCGTTGGCGGAGAGCACGGTCGAGCACCTGGCGCTCGGGCGACGCGTCGTCGCCGACCGGCTGGAGGACGCCCTGCGCCGACACCTCGGCACCGACGTCGGGCTCGGTGGCGCGTCGGAGGTCTGA
- a CDS encoding ABC transporter permease, producing MLSKGARGAVRTWTVLVLVFLYAPLLLIVVNAFNSSRSFAFPPSGFTLRWWADAWNSQGMWTSLANSVLVGLGATAIALVLGTMVAFAVQRHQFFGRHTISFLVVLPITLPGIVTGIALNATFTSALGVTLGLATVIVGHATFCIVIVFNNTQARLRRLGTDLEDASADLGASSWQTFRFVTFPMMRGALVAGAILAFALSFDEIVVTTFTAGPAVQTLPIWIFGNLFRPNQAPVINVVAAALTVLAIIPVWLAQRFGGDPATTRL from the coding sequence ATGTTGTCGAAGGGCGCGCGTGGCGCAGTGCGGACCTGGACCGTGCTGGTCCTGGTATTCCTCTACGCACCATTGCTTCTCATCGTCGTCAACGCGTTCAACTCCTCGCGGTCGTTCGCCTTCCCGCCGAGCGGTTTCACGCTGCGGTGGTGGGCCGACGCCTGGAACAGCCAGGGAATGTGGACTTCGCTGGCCAACTCGGTGCTCGTCGGGCTCGGTGCCACGGCGATCGCGCTGGTGCTCGGCACGATGGTCGCCTTCGCCGTCCAGCGCCACCAGTTCTTCGGCCGTCACACGATCAGCTTCCTGGTGGTCTTGCCGATCACACTGCCCGGCATCGTCACCGGTATCGCGCTGAACGCCACGTTCACCTCCGCGCTCGGGGTGACCCTCGGCCTTGCCACGGTGATCGTTGGCCATGCGACGTTCTGCATCGTCATCGTGTTCAACAACACCCAAGCCCGGTTGCGCAGGCTGGGAACGGATCTGGAGGACGCGTCGGCCGACCTGGGTGCGTCGTCGTGGCAGACGTTCCGGTTCGTGACGTTCCCGATGATGCGCGGGGCGCTGGTCGCCGGCGCGATCCTGGCGTTCGCCCTGAGCTTCGACGAGATCGTGGTGACCACCTTCACCGCGGGCCCCGCCGTGCAGACCCTGCCGATCTGGATCTTCGGAAACCTGTTCCGCCCCAACCAGGCTCCCGTGATCAACGTGGTCGCCGCGGCGCTGACGGTGTTGGCGATCATCCCGGTGTGGCTGGCGCAGCGATTCGGCGGCGACCCCGCGACCACCAGGTTGTAG
- a CDS encoding ABC transporter permease, whose product MSPPRRGWLTLAFLLVPPLAWLVVAYLGSLAVLLVSAFWTTNSFTGAVVHTVTGDNVVRVLTDEVFRTVTLRTVGVALLVTVICAVLAVPLGLHMAKVASPRMRLVLVVAVTTPLWASYLVKAYAWRVLLSPDGPLSWATGYTPGYGLVATVITLTYLWLPYMIIPVFAAFERVPNHLIDASSDLGASDLSTLRRVMAPLVFPGIAAGSIFTFSLSLGDYIAVTIVGGKTQMLGNIIYGQLVTANNQPLAAALSIIPLAAVVLYLLAMRRTGALENV is encoded by the coding sequence ATGTCGCCACCTCGGCGGGGCTGGCTGACGCTGGCCTTCCTGCTGGTCCCGCCATTGGCTTGGCTGGTGGTGGCGTACCTGGGTTCGCTTGCCGTGCTGCTCGTTTCGGCCTTCTGGACGACGAACTCCTTCACCGGAGCGGTCGTGCACACGGTTACCGGCGACAACGTCGTTCGGGTGCTGACCGACGAGGTGTTCCGCACGGTGACACTCCGCACCGTGGGAGTGGCCCTGCTGGTCACCGTGATCTGCGCGGTGCTCGCCGTCCCGTTGGGGTTGCACATGGCGAAGGTCGCCTCCCCGCGCATGCGTCTGGTGCTCGTCGTCGCGGTGACGACGCCGCTGTGGGCGAGCTACCTCGTCAAGGCCTACGCGTGGCGGGTGCTGCTGTCCCCCGACGGGCCGCTCTCGTGGGCCACCGGATACACCCCCGGCTACGGCCTGGTCGCCACCGTCATCACCCTGACGTACCTCTGGTTGCCGTACATGATCATCCCCGTGTTCGCGGCCTTCGAACGCGTGCCGAACCACCTCATCGACGCGAGCTCGGACCTGGGCGCCTCCGATCTCTCCACGTTGCGAAGAGTGATGGCGCCGTTGGTCTTTCCCGGCATCGCCGCCGGGTCGATCTTCACCTTCTCGCTGTCTCTCGGTGACTACATCGCGGTGACCATCGTCGGCGGGAAGACCCAGATGCTGGGCAACATCATCTACGGGCAACTGGTCACCGCCAACAATCAACCGCTGGCCGCTGCGCTCTCGATCATCCCGTTGGCCGCCGTCGTCCTCTACCTACTCGCGATGCGACGAACCGGCGCGCTGGAGAACGTCTGA
- a CDS encoding ABC transporter substrate-binding protein has product MKLTALRIGFTIAACAALVVGCSSSESGGGDAGTAPPKIEPLGALGDGEGQLNLIAWAGYAENGSNDPAVDWVTPFEQQTGCKVNVKVGNTSDEMVQLMRSGQYDGVSASGDATLRLIYAGDVAPVNTALVGNYSTISSFLKDKPWNSVDGQMYGIPHGWGANLLMYNVGVVTDAPDSWGAVFTDAGKYKGKVTAYDSPIYIADAALYLMKTKPELGIKDPYSLTTEQLDAAVELLTQQRENVSEYWSDYTKEVQAFESGTSVIGTTWQVIANTIGSENKVQVNTVLPKEGATGWSDTWMVAAKAAHPNCMYKWMDWITSPKVNAQVAEYFGEAPAQTKACEFTSEKDFCDIYHATDEAYASQLHYWTTPQKQCVDGSGDNCTAYDEWVSKWQQIKG; this is encoded by the coding sequence ATGAAACTCACCGCGTTGCGGATCGGCTTCACCATTGCCGCATGCGCCGCACTCGTCGTCGGATGCTCCAGCTCGGAATCCGGCGGGGGTGACGCCGGAACCGCCCCGCCCAAGATCGAACCGCTCGGCGCCCTCGGCGACGGCGAGGGCCAGCTCAACCTGATCGCGTGGGCCGGTTACGCCGAGAACGGGTCGAACGACCCGGCGGTGGACTGGGTGACGCCGTTCGAGCAGCAGACCGGCTGCAAGGTCAACGTGAAGGTCGGCAACACCTCCGACGAGATGGTGCAGCTGATGCGCTCCGGGCAGTACGACGGCGTCTCGGCATCCGGTGATGCCACCCTGCGGCTGATCTACGCAGGTGACGTCGCACCGGTGAACACCGCTTTGGTGGGAAACTACTCGACCATCTCCAGCTTCCTCAAGGACAAGCCGTGGAACTCGGTGGACGGCCAGATGTACGGCATCCCGCACGGCTGGGGCGCCAACCTGCTCATGTACAACGTCGGCGTCGTCACCGACGCCCCCGACTCGTGGGGTGCGGTGTTCACCGACGCCGGCAAGTACAAGGGCAAGGTCACCGCCTATGACTCACCGATCTACATCGCAGACGCGGCCCTGTACCTGATGAAGACCAAGCCCGAGTTGGGCATCAAGGACCCGTACTCGCTGACCACCGAACAACTCGACGCCGCAGTTGAATTGCTCACCCAGCAGCGGGAGAACGTCAGCGAGTACTGGTCGGACTACACCAAGGAGGTGCAGGCGTTCGAGTCGGGCACATCGGTGATCGGCACCACCTGGCAGGTGATCGCCAACACCATCGGCAGCGAGAACAAGGTGCAGGTGAACACCGTCCTGCCGAAGGAGGGGGCCACGGGGTGGTCCGACACGTGGATGGTCGCCGCCAAGGCCGCGCATCCGAATTGCATGTACAAGTGGATGGACTGGATCACCTCCCCGAAGGTCAACGCCCAGGTCGCCGAGTACTTCGGCGAGGCGCCCGCGCAGACCAAGGCCTGCGAGTTCACCTCCGAGAAGGACTTCTGCGACATCTACCACGCCACCGACGAGGCCTACGCCTCCCAACTCCACTACTGGACCACGCCGCAGAAGCAGTGCGTCGACGGTAGCGGCGACAACTGCACGGCCTACGACGAGTGGGTCAGCAAGTGGCAGCAGATCAAGGGGTGA
- a CDS encoding ABC transporter ATP-binding protein, whose protein sequence is MPTGPGEPRIELAGVRKVFGDSIVAVAGADLTVDDGELFAILGPSGSGKTTVLRMIAGFEQPTAGTIKLGGVDVTELPARRRDVNTVFQEYALFPHMTVAQNVEYGLKVRGVAKDERRTRTTEALEMVRLADFGPRKPAQLSGGQRQRVALARALVGRPRVLLLDEPLGALDLKLREQMQVELKAIQREVGITFVIVTHDQDEALTLCDRLAVFNDGRIEQVGKARDVYENPVNRFVADFVGTSNVLDGDAATALVGRPGMFAVRPERISVLAAGGGAAPGSRTVDATVAEIIYAGATTRVAAVAQVVGQPGVTLTATVLNAAASLPDDLGHGTPITLAWPDSAVHDLTN, encoded by the coding sequence ATGCCAACGGGCCCCGGCGAACCTCGAATCGAACTCGCGGGTGTACGCAAGGTCTTCGGCGACTCGATCGTGGCCGTCGCGGGCGCCGACCTGACCGTCGACGATGGCGAGCTGTTCGCGATACTCGGCCCCTCCGGATCGGGTAAGACCACCGTGCTGCGGATGATCGCCGGGTTCGAGCAGCCGACCGCCGGGACGATCAAGCTCGGCGGCGTCGACGTCACCGAGCTCCCCGCGCGGCGCCGCGACGTGAACACCGTCTTCCAGGAGTACGCCCTCTTTCCGCACATGACCGTCGCGCAGAACGTCGAGTACGGGTTGAAGGTTCGCGGCGTGGCCAAGGATGAGCGCCGCACCCGGACGACCGAGGCCCTGGAGATGGTGCGGCTCGCCGACTTCGGACCCCGTAAGCCCGCGCAACTGTCCGGTGGTCAGCGTCAGCGCGTCGCCCTGGCCCGAGCCCTGGTGGGGCGGCCGAGGGTCCTGCTGCTCGACGAGCCGCTCGGCGCGCTCGACCTGAAGCTTCGCGAACAGATGCAGGTGGAGCTCAAGGCGATCCAGCGGGAAGTCGGCATCACCTTCGTCATCGTGACCCACGATCAGGACGAGGCGCTGACGCTGTGCGACCGGCTCGCGGTGTTCAACGACGGACGCATCGAACAGGTCGGCAAGGCGCGCGATGTCTACGAGAACCCGGTGAACCGATTCGTCGCCGACTTCGTCGGCACCTCCAACGTGCTCGACGGCGACGCTGCGACGGCGCTCGTCGGCAGACCCGGCATGTTCGCCGTACGACCCGAACGCATCTCGGTGCTCGCGGCGGGCGGCGGGGCCGCGCCGGGAAGTCGCACCGTCGACGCCACCGTCGCCGAGATCATCTACGCGGGGGCGACCACCCGGGTGGCCGCCGTCGCTCAGGTGGTCGGGCAACCGGGTGTCACGCTGACCGCGACCGTGCTCAACGCCGCGGCGTCACTACCCGACGACCTGGGCCACGGCACCCCCATCACCCTGGCCTGGCCCGACAGTGCCGTGCACGACTTGACCAACTGA
- a CDS encoding DUF1906 domain-containing protein, producing MAISRRDVLKYAAAAPAIAGFGGGLAAAVSAALAPGTASAAPLGVLLDYAAGVIPASAIRAAGAAGAIRYVSDRRPGGAWMLGKPIQLPEARDLYQSGLKIVSCYQFGKQDSADWLGGQNAGVRHAKRGWQLHVAAGGSYGAPIYASIDDDPSPEQYKQQVAPYLRGWEAVLGHQRVGVYANSKTIDWALQDGLGSYFWQHNWGSPKGFTHPAAHLHQVEIDKRSVGGVGVDLNHVLKPRFGQWD from the coding sequence GTGGCGATTTCCCGGCGAGACGTACTCAAGTACGCCGCCGCCGCGCCGGCGATCGCCGGGTTCGGCGGTGGTCTGGCGGCTGCGGTGTCGGCTGCCTTGGCGCCGGGGACGGCCTCGGCCGCGCCGCTGGGCGTACTGCTCGACTATGCCGCCGGGGTGATCCCCGCCTCGGCCATTCGCGCCGCCGGCGCGGCGGGTGCCATTCGCTACGTCTCGGACCGCCGACCCGGTGGCGCGTGGATGCTCGGCAAGCCGATCCAGCTACCCGAGGCGCGGGACTTGTACCAGAGCGGGCTGAAGATCGTGTCGTGCTACCAATTCGGCAAGCAGGACAGCGCCGACTGGCTCGGCGGCCAGAACGCCGGCGTTCGACATGCGAAGCGCGGCTGGCAACTGCACGTCGCGGCGGGCGGTTCGTACGGCGCCCCGATCTACGCGTCGATCGACGACGACCCGTCGCCTGAGCAGTACAAGCAGCAGGTGGCGCCCTATCTGCGCGGGTGGGAAGCGGTGCTGGGGCATCAGCGGGTCGGTGTGTACGCGAACTCGAAGACCATCGACTGGGCCCTGCAGGATGGGCTCGGCTCCTACTTCTGGCAGCACAACTGGGGGTCGCCCAAGGGGTTCACCCACCCTGCAGCGCACTTGCATCAGGTCGAGATCGACAAGCGAAGCGTGGGTGGCGTTGGCGTCGACCTCAACCACGTGTTGAAGCCCCGGTTCGGTCAGTGGGACTAA